The Thermoplasma acidophilum DSM 1728 genome includes a window with the following:
- a CDS encoding YbjQ family protein, with translation MSDVIMVNTEYIPGKRIVKVFGTIWGITVRSRGLGGNLVAGLRSLAGGEIKEYTKMLSDARNTAMERLQSAAEQIGANAVINVRFDSSDIGQVMTEIVAYGTAVLVEDVTDNIQRVGLS, from the coding sequence ATGTCAGACGTTATTATGGTGAATACGGAATATATACCGGGAAAGCGTATTGTTAAGGTCTTCGGTACGATATGGGGTATAACCGTCAGGAGTAGGGGCCTGGGCGGAAATCTGGTCGCAGGGCTGCGTTCACTTGCCGGCGGAGAGATAAAGGAGTACACGAAGATGCTTTCCGATGCAAGGAACACCGCCATGGAGAGGCTGCAGAGCGCAGCAGAACAGATAGGTGCGAATGCGGTCATAAACGTACGGTTTGATTCTTCCGACATAGGCCAGGTTATGACAGAAATCGTGGCATACGGTACGGCCGTTCTTGTGGAGGACGTTACCGATAATATTCAGCGTGTCGGTCTTTCATGA
- a CDS encoding UbiD family decarboxylase — MTGIMHGKVLREFVSDEETAGNVVDVNEDLSPNFEISTLASMMEKTGKIMRFNSIKNFPGFSIITGLFLTEERMMKILGSANEADFYRKWARITGEGSLPDIQIKGSLPADLYPEDKPNLLSLPVLRHYKNDGKKTGNGRYITGGIVAARDPNDPERINLSFTRIQIISEDRYAFDAGSHGHLWSYLQQSRKSGSSLEMSVIIGAPPIHYLTAAAFMDDEYRKIGRIFSFDYVKGFRNDVPVPSASEIVIEARYIPNEEYDEGPFAEYTGYMGYDSTRSVAEVRSLIMRRNPIYVDIMPSNSYEHVNLFSFTRSVGVNRIIRETSPKGHDIRIVWPNYGSRFLALGYVDPPFPGLAKNTALSAIANDPLWNKVVMVNEGKTDLTLERMLLNLAETKNFNRSLTIIRDLYTISSDPTARDDGTDSKLIAITRGSGNHFDVERLPEGVRMTSRNGKVMISHQESDADVNILVPRTIKASDMDRVGWMLALNIDCDRDLRVEDDRIIVDLRKDLHETPIIPQNVISKVSGIARKYAREH; from the coding sequence ATGACAGGGATAATGCATGGTAAGGTGCTAAGAGAATTCGTATCAGACGAGGAAACTGCCGGGAATGTTGTTGACGTAAACGAGGATCTATCACCGAATTTCGAGATCTCAACTCTGGCTTCAATGATGGAAAAGACTGGAAAGATAATGAGATTCAATAGTATAAAGAATTTTCCCGGATTCTCTATCATAACTGGTCTATTTTTAACAGAAGAAAGGATGATGAAGATACTCGGTTCCGCAAATGAAGCCGATTTCTACAGGAAATGGGCCAGAATAACAGGAGAAGGTTCTTTGCCTGATATACAGATAAAAGGATCTCTCCCTGCAGACTTGTACCCGGAAGACAAACCAAATCTCCTCTCGCTTCCAGTGTTAAGACATTACAAAAATGACGGAAAAAAGACAGGTAATGGAAGATACATAACCGGTGGTATAGTGGCTGCAAGAGATCCAAATGATCCAGAAAGGATAAATCTGAGCTTTACAAGGATCCAGATCATATCTGAAGATAGATACGCTTTCGATGCTGGGAGCCACGGGCACCTATGGTCGTACCTTCAGCAGAGCAGGAAGAGTGGATCATCTCTGGAGATGTCCGTAATAATAGGTGCACCGCCCATCCATTATCTTACCGCTGCTGCCTTTATGGACGATGAATACAGGAAAATAGGGAGAATTTTCAGCTTCGACTACGTAAAAGGCTTCAGGAACGATGTTCCAGTGCCCAGCGCATCGGAAATAGTGATAGAAGCCAGATACATACCAAATGAAGAATACGATGAGGGACCGTTCGCTGAGTACACCGGTTACATGGGTTATGATTCAACGAGAAGCGTCGCCGAGGTGAGAAGCCTCATTATGAGGAGGAATCCTATCTATGTGGATATCATGCCATCCAATTCCTATGAGCATGTTAACCTCTTTTCATTTACCCGATCCGTCGGCGTCAACAGGATCATAAGAGAAACCAGCCCCAAGGGGCATGATATCAGAATCGTGTGGCCAAATTACGGATCGCGTTTTCTCGCTCTGGGCTACGTTGATCCACCTTTTCCAGGATTAGCCAAGAATACAGCCCTATCGGCAATTGCCAACGATCCTCTGTGGAACAAAGTTGTAATGGTGAACGAAGGAAAAACCGATCTAACTCTTGAGAGAATGCTACTGAACCTGGCCGAAACAAAAAATTTCAATCGTTCACTGACCATAATAAGGGATCTGTACACCATAAGCTCGGATCCCACAGCAAGAGATGACGGTACAGACTCTAAATTAATTGCCATAACAAGAGGAAGCGGAAATCACTTTGATGTGGAGAGGCTTCCAGAAGGCGTTCGAATGACATCCAGAAATGGAAAAGTTATGATATCGCATCAGGAGTCGGATGCGGATGTGAACATCCTGGTACCAAGGACAATAAAGGCGTCAGATATGGATCGCGTTGGATGGATGCTTGCACTCAACATAGACTGCGATAGGGATCTGCGTGTAGAGGATGACAGGATCATCGTCGATCTGAGGAAAGATCTGCATGAAACACCTATTATTCCCCAGAACGTGATCTCAAAGGTCTCTGGTATTGCAAGAAAGTACGCACGTGAGCATTGA
- a CDS encoding winged helix-turn-helix domain-containing protein: MNGSGKNVDLLLKNFANRTRLMILTLIIKNGPMTVTQLSKIIKTSRSNLYQIIKDMLSDGVITQVKTETNRNYVEKYYYINEDLFASVGSEDLKNALMVMDDEDLRNLMVSFLATASAIFSIMAEQVAMATPGEMNIYREEIRDDLIIMSFSSLSRETMAKYAEMNESFLKEVEDSSNHSREDHFLYVVGFPSTSRLNLFRNDDSNNGKQNKNAEKR; encoded by the coding sequence ATGAACGGATCTGGAAAAAATGTCGATCTGCTGCTGAAAAATTTTGCCAACAGGACCAGGCTAATGATATTGACACTCATAATAAAAAATGGGCCCATGACTGTAACGCAGCTTTCAAAGATCATAAAAACAAGCAGATCGAACCTTTACCAGATAATAAAGGATATGCTGTCTGATGGCGTGATTACACAGGTTAAAACCGAAACCAACAGAAACTACGTTGAAAAATACTATTACATAAACGAGGATCTGTTTGCAAGCGTTGGATCCGAAGATCTCAAGAATGCACTTATGGTCATGGATGACGAGGATCTCAGGAATCTGATGGTCTCATTTCTGGCCACGGCATCCGCCATATTCTCTATCATGGCTGAACAGGTGGCAATGGCCACTCCTGGGGAGATGAACATATACCGAGAGGAAATAAGAGATGATCTCATCATCATGTCATTTTCCTCGTTATCCAGAGAGACCATGGCGAAATATGCTGAAATGAACGAGAGTTTCCTGAAGGAAGTGGAAGATAGTAGCAATCATTCAAGAGAGGATCACTTCCTATACGTGGTGGGATTTCCTTCTACATCACGTTTGAACCTTTTCCGCAATGATGATAGTAATAACGGAAAACAGAATAAAAACGCTGAAAAGAGATGA
- a CDS encoding MFS transporter, producing the protein MPRNFQLTVANAAISRFGLSAYNLVIIWVILQVTGKPALAGLADSMMTFPLMLSIVVGSFVDRMWLKKELAISAAVIRVVLLLFILFAIHTGKDLYIAVSIFAATFILGFTSDVIDSVRSSWMKAFLREDQYKAGSSEMSSATMIAQGVGFILSGIIIALGDIRSFLVLTLIFLISILPILAIRHARYGGTDTIQNYIKEGIKLAIGDGRIREVIIIGLIGNFIVGMAAIMFISLVQVGFRLPAIYVSMIFGVLVFGIAIGSVAGSKITGNVGRISIAMYAIVGISFFSISLVKNALLAVPPSFIAGMAMGIENVAVNTSLMRIIPIDMMARIQGAFNTFGIAATAVSSIVGGFLYQSAGRIYSFMIVGVSMILVSALIKFLRNFSSMIY; encoded by the coding sequence ATGCCTCGCAATTTTCAGCTGACTGTTGCTAATGCAGCTATATCTAGGTTTGGGCTTTCGGCTTACAACCTTGTCATAATATGGGTTATACTGCAGGTCACAGGAAAGCCCGCGCTTGCAGGCCTGGCTGACAGCATGATGACATTTCCGCTGATGCTGAGCATAGTTGTCGGATCATTTGTGGATAGAATGTGGCTGAAGAAGGAACTGGCAATAAGTGCAGCAGTGATTCGGGTTGTTCTGCTTCTCTTCATCCTATTTGCCATCCACACAGGAAAAGATCTATACATCGCTGTTTCGATATTTGCTGCAACGTTCATTTTGGGTTTTACATCAGATGTAATAGATTCCGTTCGGTCTTCCTGGATGAAAGCTTTTCTGAGAGAAGATCAGTACAAAGCTGGATCCTCTGAGATGTCTTCAGCGACAATGATCGCGCAGGGTGTCGGTTTCATCTTATCAGGCATAATAATCGCCTTAGGCGATATCAGGTCGTTTCTCGTTCTAACACTGATATTTCTAATTTCGATATTGCCTATTCTTGCGATAAGGCATGCGAGATACGGTGGAACCGATACCATCCAGAATTACATAAAAGAAGGGATAAAGCTGGCTATCGGTGATGGCAGGATCAGGGAGGTCATAATAATAGGCCTTATTGGAAATTTTATAGTGGGCATGGCGGCCATCATGTTCATATCGCTTGTACAGGTAGGATTCAGGCTCCCAGCCATCTATGTATCCATGATATTCGGAGTTCTGGTATTCGGCATTGCGATCGGTTCCGTCGCTGGGAGTAAGATCACCGGAAATGTTGGAAGAATAAGCATTGCAATGTACGCCATTGTCGGGATTTCCTTTTTCTCAATATCGCTTGTTAAAAATGCACTCCTTGCCGTACCGCCTTCATTCATAGCCGGAATGGCCATGGGCATCGAGAATGTGGCGGTGAACACGTCGCTGATGAGGATAATACCAATAGATATGATGGCAAGGATACAGGGCGCTTTCAATACATTTGGCATTGCGGCCACCGCCGTCTCAAGTATTGTTGGTGGCTTTCTATACCAGTCTGCAGGCAGGATCTATTCATTTATGATAGTTGGGGTCTCCATGATTCTGGTTTCAGCCCTGATAAAGTTCTTGAGGAACTTTTCCAGCATGATTTATTAG
- the cutA gene encoding divalent cation tolerance protein CutA: MESGFTACISIITGVKSIYRWKNNIEENQEIMCFFKTAEDTSSHSLYRGVITSS; this comes from the coding sequence ATGGAATCTGGCTTTACCGCCTGCATAAGCATTATCACCGGTGTAAAATCAATCTATAGATGGAAAAATAATATAGAAGAAAACCAGGAGATTATGTGCTTTTTCAAGACAGCGGAGGATACATCGAGCCACTCCCTATACCGAGGCGTCATAACTTCTTCCTGA
- a CDS encoding transposase, with product MYSKGISTRKMADILDEVFHSRYSRSTISRITDITVPKIEKWKRRSLNRRYIAIFMDAMFFA from the coding sequence ATGTATTCTAAGGGCATATCGACGAGGAAGATGGCAGATATACTCGACGAAGTGTTTCACAGCAGGTACAGCAGATCCACCATATCGAGGATAACTGACATAACTGTACCGAAGATAGAGAAATGGAAGAGGAGATCGCTCAACAGAAGGTACATAGCGATATTCATGGATGCCATGTTTTTTGCTTAG
- a CDS encoding helix-turn-helix domain-containing protein: MLGLSRSWYYSQISFSPILDGRFSPMTIRDDDEYIIIGFKHQHPKMSFREIAYTPIEEDLAYLSPSAVYRILKRHDLITPWKHRVWESTKPEHAKSPDEKWQTDIMYVKIQSMHSGR, encoded by the coding sequence ATGCTGGGATTATCCAGATCCTGGTACTATTCACAGATATCGTTCTCGCCCATCCTCGACGGAAGGTTCAGTCCTATGACGATAAGAGATGACGATGAATATATCATCATAGGATTCAAGCACCAGCATCCGAAGATGTCCTTCAGGGAGATCGCCTACACCCCGATAGAGGAGGATCTTGCATATCTTTCCCCTTCTGCAGTCTACAGGATACTGAAGAGGCACGATCTGATAACGCCCTGGAAACATCGGGTGTGGGAATCAACAAAACCGGAACATGCAAAATCCCCTGATGAGAAATGGCAGACCGATATAATGTATGTGAAAATTCAAAGCATGCATTCAGGAAGATGA
- a CDS encoding SDR family oxidoreductase: MDENRGSRIAINLTGKIALVTGSSSGLGAAIAKYMARAGAKVAVHYRSGKDRADAIVDEIKNDGGFAMAFYGDVSKKEDVQKLFSEIDSKLGTVDILVNNAGIDGKRELVGEDDPDDWEKVIEVNLMGPYYCAREAVKRMKPKKSGVIINITSVHEYVPWSGYTAYSSAKAGLSMFTKALAQELSDYNIRVVAIAPGAIKTPINKDVWGNPESLKDLLNKIAMPRLGEVDDIGQAAVFLASDLASYITGTTLLVDGGMALYPDFKHGG, encoded by the coding sequence ATGGACGAGAATAGAGGAAGCAGAATAGCCATAAACCTGACAGGAAAAATAGCACTTGTTACAGGTTCAAGTTCCGGTCTCGGAGCTGCCATTGCGAAGTATATGGCCAGAGCCGGCGCCAAGGTTGCAGTGCATTACCGCAGCGGAAAGGATCGTGCGGACGCGATCGTTGATGAGATAAAAAATGATGGTGGCTTCGCCATGGCGTTCTATGGCGATGTATCAAAGAAGGAAGATGTCCAGAAGCTATTCTCAGAAATAGACAGTAAACTCGGCACTGTTGATATACTTGTCAACAACGCTGGTATAGACGGTAAGCGAGAACTGGTTGGCGAAGATGATCCTGATGACTGGGAGAAGGTAATAGAGGTCAACCTCATGGGCCCTTATTACTGCGCAAGGGAAGCAGTTAAGCGCATGAAACCGAAAAAAAGCGGTGTGATCATAAACATAACGTCAGTCCACGAATACGTACCATGGTCCGGATACACAGCATACAGCAGTGCAAAGGCGGGTCTTTCTATGTTCACGAAGGCACTGGCACAGGAGCTGTCTGATTACAACATCCGCGTGGTTGCAATAGCGCCAGGTGCCATAAAGACACCCATAAACAAGGACGTATGGGGCAATCCCGAATCGCTAAAGGATCTGCTCAACAAGATAGCGATGCCGAGGCTTGGTGAAGTTGATGATATAGGCCAAGCAGCTGTCTTTCTTGCCAGCGATCTTGCCTCATACATAACCGGAACAACACTGCTTGTCGATGGGGGCATGGCTCTCTATCCGGATTTCAAGCATGGCGGATGA